The following coding sequences lie in one Deferribacterota bacterium genomic window:
- a CDS encoding MBL fold metallo-hydrolase, with the protein MNSTTWQPILNGLPITSSRGFVGWSSISLIKSGNYLGLFDTGSEGARETIIKNLKAININLLDIKFIILSHLHFDHFINIELFPNAKVYTTEEELDYALSTKPKENGDLNYVKSSISFFKKQFIKVKPGVQIYNGTIVPLPGHTKGSIGFETEDCIFTGDALKYVIEAKTCKTSHAYYSQDLANKSIEKILAAHKIIIPGHDQAFKFENGNVIQLNDASLEIYKRKDSNITISIKDI; encoded by the coding sequence ATGAATTCAACTACGTGGCAACCAATTTTAAATGGTCTACCGATAACTTCAAGTAGAGGTTTTGTGGGTTGGAGTAGCATATCATTAATAAAATCCGGCAATTATTTAGGTTTGTTTGACACAGGTTCAGAGGGTGCACGAGAAACAATTATTAAAAATCTAAAAGCTATAAATATTAATCTTTTAGATATTAAGTTTATCATACTATCGCATCTGCATTTTGATCATTTTATAAATATAGAATTATTTCCAAACGCCAAAGTCTATACTACTGAAGAAGAATTAGATTATGCACTTTCAACAAAACCAAAAGAAAACGGCGACTTAAACTATGTAAAATCTTCTATTAGCTTTTTTAAAAAACAATTTATCAAAGTCAAACCTGGTGTACAAATCTATAATGGCACAATAGTGCCACTGCCTGGTCACACAAAAGGTTCTATAGGATTTGAAACTGAAGATTGCATATTTACCGGTGATGCGCTAAAATATGTCATAGAAGCAAAAACTTGTAAAACAAGTCACGCTTATTACAGTCAAGATTTGGCAAATAAATCCATAGAAAAAATACTAGCTGCACACAAAATAATTATTCCTGGACATGATCAGGCTTTTAAATTTGAGAATGGCAATGTTATCCAATTAAATGACGCTTCTTTAGAAATATATAAAAGGAAAGATTCTAATATAACAATTTCCATAAAAGACATATAA